AACTTAAAGACGTTGCTAAGTTTCTGGAAAGTGATGAGGTTAAGGAAGCCAAAGGCAAATACTGGCCTTCGAGAATCGCCGGATATATACTGGAGTTTCTGGAGAAACTACCCAAGAGGTAAACTATGTACTGCAAAAAATGCCCAAAGAAAAAGTGTCGTAATCGGGAAAAAGACGGATGGTGCTTAAAATGTTTTTCCAAAATAAAAGATAAGAAGTAAAATCATTTTTCCTCCTCCTCCCGACAGCCCAAGACTGAAAACGTCAAGGGCTGTTTTTATTGCAATACCTTTTCTGCTTCAAACAAGTTGTCAACATTTGGATAATCAGTTCTAACTATATCCGCACATTGAGCAAGAGTTTCTTTTCTGGCGTAGGCGGCGGCGGCGGCGTAGTCGGCGGCGTAGGCGGCGTAGTCGGCGGCGGCGGCGGCGGCGGCGGCGTAGGCGGCGGCATAGTCGGCGGCGTAGTCGGCGGCGTAGGCGGCGGTGTTGGCGGCGGCGGCGGCGGCGTAGGCGGCGTGCCTTACATCATCGAGAGTTACGCCATTTTCACCCCTCGCCCATTGCTCTGCCGTTTCAATAGCTTTTAGTGGTCGCAATTCACCTTTTTCTATATAAGGCAAAGCAAGTCTGGCACACTTGCAAGCCGTCAAAACCAACTGTTTTCGCTTATCACAGCCCGGTTCGCCGGATAGTTTACCAATTAGCCAGAGCATGTGGTCTCCTCTTTCACAGACCAACCACGCAGCTTGCATTGAACTAAACCTTTTCCCCCATTCAATAGCTTCTTGGCAAGCACCTAATTTTACAAGTTTATCAGTCCAGTGTTTCATTTTTTTTCCTTTCTTAAAATTGTTAATAATATCAGGGCGTTGCTTCGGCCTATGAGAAATTGGCATTAGCATATTTTTATTGGCAACCCACAACGCCCTGCGCTCATTTTGTTATTTCTTGTCAATCGCAAAGGGGAGTTCTCGCTTTCTTATACTTTCGGGCAAATCTGTGAAATTATGGATTATCTTAAAATGGTCTTTTGTGCCTTTGTGGTATGCCTTGACCCACACCGGCACGCCAGCGGCCTTGCATTGTTCCACTACGCTTTCAATCCATTCGCGCGGACAATAACGAGCGTTGGGGCCGGTCTCTGCGCCGACAATACAAAGACTTAGCGAAGATATACCCAACTTTTCCCCCTGCGAATACAACTTACCGCAGCTTGTGTTATTCCGAACAACGCCGCTATTTCTCTTTGCCGTAATTCCCTCTTCCGTAGCAATTGGCGTATTTCCAATTTTATTCCATTCTAACAAATCTATTGTAGAAATCAAGGGTTCAAATGAAATAAATTTATGTGCCGCCGGTATCTGTAAAAGTATCGGTATTCTTTCGTTTGCATACTGTTGGTTTTCCGCTGTTACGCCGAGCCAGAGGTTTTTAGGGGGGCATATATCCTTAAAACATTCCGTTATTCTTTCGGCTCTTTTTGTCAACCCTAAAAAGATATGCTGGGGACATTTTTCTACCGTTACCATTGCGTCAGTGAAAAAAGTATAAGGCACTTCACTATGCCAAAGGTCGTTCCAGATTGAAAATACTGTCGGTTTTCGAGTATGCAGGGGAAGGTCAAGATTACCGTGACGGAATTTAATTAACCCCTTCCAGTTGTAACTTTTTATCAAGGCAAATTTATGAAACCTTTTCGCCATTGCCTCCGACCAACAGTTATCACACGCAGGACTTACTTTGGTGCAACCATCAACCAACTGCCACGCCTTTTGCCAGTAACGCCCTGCCTGTTTCATCTGTTCAAAATTCATTTTTCTGTCTCCTTTATTATCAGGTCAAACCAACTTTAAGGCCAGTTTGCCTATCTGCTCTTTTTTCCTGTGGTCTATTTCTTCCGGTGATAATATTTCCGGTTTTTTACGGTGCATTAGCTCGTCAAACTGTTTGCGTAGTTCGGCTTTTTCTTCCGGAGTAGGCGGGACAACGGGCGGCTCTATCTTCTTGTAACTTTCCTGCCGCTTTGCCGCACGCGCCTTAATTGCTTCAATGGTCATATAATCATCAATTATAAAATTGTTTTCCAAGAACCGCCAAAACTGCTTTTCCTGTCTGTTATCAGGTCTACTTCGTATTAGAAATTGGTATAGAGTCCACGCATAACTCCAAATGCAATTTTTACTTAATAGTACAAGGGCATAATTGTCTATGGCTTTGCATATTTGCTCAACAGTATAATGCTTAAGGACATCTTTAATGGCAGTTTCCGTTTCGTAGGTTAATTCCCTATGGCTTTTCCAGTTGCCTTGACCTTTATATCTATTCCAAGAGCTAAAAACGGTTTGAATTTCTTCCGGAGTCGGCGGTTTAAATTTCTTCATTTTCCTACCAATAATCTCTCTTACCTACTTTACGACCTTTTCCCGCAAAGTCAAAATCTATGTGTTATTTACCGTCAGTTGTAACCATTATATTTGGAGGGTTATTACCAGTAGTCCACAGATTTTGCGGCAAAAGTCCTTGCCATTTGTCAATCCATTTTGCCTGATTCTCAAGCTCTTTAAGTTTTATGAAAGCAGGATTACTGTTGGCTTTGGCGGCAGCATCGGCAACAAGCTGGATACCCTTTGCTTCTCCCTCGGCTCGTTTTATACGTGCCTGTGCTTCAGCATCGGCAGCCATAACGATAACTTTATTTTTGTCGTCCTGTGCTTGTTTTAAAGCAAGAGCCACATTCTTTTGCTGTTGGGATACAAAGACATCATCAATGGCTTTTTGAATATCCTTATTCTCGTATTCAAAGCCGCCAAACATACCAATATTCTGAACTGTTATTCCGCGTTGGGTAAAAAACTCCGTAATTTCCTTAACGACCGCATCACTAATAGTATTCTTAATATTGCGGAGTTCGTCCATTTTATATCCAGCGGCAACCTGTTGGACTACTTTTTGAATTTTGCCACGAACCTCTAAATCCATAACAGTCGCAAGCGAACCCGTAGGATACCAATACAGGAATGTTGCGGCGTCTTTTTCCTGAACGTAAGCAGTACAGGTAAAGCCGGTACTAAACCCGATACTGTCCTGTGATTCTACCCAAATAGCTTCATTTTTTCCGGTTGTTCCCGTTGTTTCGTTGACTGTCCACTCGCGGGTAACGGGAGTTCTGTCCACCTTGATTACAACGATGTTTGGAATCCAATTGCCATTTCGGTTAAAGCGACCCGTTTTCTGCCAGCGATGTGATATTTGAATACGTTTAGTAGCTACCTGCATTTTTTGTAGAGATTCTACTGACTGCATTTTTTGTTGCAAATCAGTTTTGTTTTCGAGTGGTATTACAAAAGCTGTTTCATTATTTTTAACTTCAACAAATTCTTCTTTGTCGTATGGCTTCGGACAACCCGTTAATACAAATGACGAGACAGACAAAATAGCCAAAATAGCAATTTTAGCAAGGTGTTTTTGAATTAGTTCTTTTGCCGGTTTCCACCAAACCAAAAGCAAGATAACGATACAAACAAACCACC
This genomic interval from Phycisphaerae bacterium contains the following:
- a CDS encoding DUF5131 family protein; the encoded protein is MNFEQMKQAGRYWQKAWQLVDGCTKVSPACDNCWSEAMAKRFHKFALIKSYNWKGLIKFRHGNLDLPLHTRKPTVFSIWNDLWHSEVPYTFFTDAMVTVEKCPQHIFLGLTKRAERITECFKDICPPKNLWLGVTAENQQYANERIPILLQIPAAHKFISFEPLISTIDLLEWNKIGNTPIATEEGITAKRNSGVVRNNTSCGKLYSQGEKLGISSLSLCIVGAETGPNARYCPREWIESVVEQCKAAGVPVWVKAYHKGTKDHFKIIHNFTDLPESIRKRELPFAIDKK